One Salmo salar chromosome ssa01, Ssal_v3.1, whole genome shotgun sequence DNA window includes the following coding sequences:
- the LOC106586232 gene encoding nesprin-2, producing the protein MASPGDRDALVERGYIPLDIDNVHMLLQVEQEQIQKRTFTNWINAQLSKRIPPCMVLDLFNDFRDGSKLLDLLEVMSGQRMSRERGRGIFQHRSNIETALSFLKKKSIKLVNINIPDIIDGKPSIILGLIWTIIMQYHIEELASSLSFSSRQSSLESLASLDSRSTLSARSTSNSPVPPRGSPLHQRFRISAKKALLLWVREQCHKAGCTLNVKDFKASWRSGVIFLAILYALRPDLVDLSKARTRTNRQNLEEAFRTAEHELRIPRLLEPDDVDVRDPDEKSIMTYVSQFLQYSRDMPVTEEDMQMYYMTPPKSLSPVNLPTHFTPAIAASPLRQARLLQPLLMRSAPCQEPEPSRAAAAAATTTNQKTQEVTCWLLQAYQELLEGWDSTEGESYAERYHVFQTFVVSFNEQRRPVMPLLTAMKRTPQLSEEQRNLRGAWDALAEKLREYKTELDLSLPASLDMVGRWLLRAEGALAEEEGDPQDHARAAEEAREKLDLLKTSLDEMPQQLKNFQKFQNMDEYGAILVPTDKLEEMKRRFTSVRVTAKYHGIKLEYQEHRHTVLDLLGQINSKLRVWKRPYISQEAVRVLLQDWHELVDKQDLPSLLERALLKLKLVASKYTSKSALATDSKYIMCQVKEMEEEGAVALEGVSTVKSTMGRVLSAWDSYCDCYSSLQAWLEQASASHALAQSPEVTSESMSEWSSRQAHLNEVGNFLVQLTDPMTSRALADDLCKLNLHWADFIKITQFAVVAVPSGAAARPQDLQALFREATQILKEPVETMSGPLRTYTKKLQFMMRKIKEVDMDALSPSTECSAETLQKLKLAVPEVMQTLVEAEQVCVELQHSVSGLDGRLAELLHWETEARDLYQILKAGERRASRCQDPRARVLISRGLQLEGQVVTEEQDLQVMVMTGQKNSPLQYLLVSTMQDRVRAAVAQSQEAVGMLSSLGARRDRSQSPTEDQPPPKIFIQPEEGTQPKQPQSLSLARHVTQAFDQLASQPDVKPQPQSQPSPKPQAQAQHPPIPQIIVQEYREKKASPSPPLLYSYAQAVTQSKGRAQSPPEPQVAAQSKKHSPPLTQKQPLVQQQPLSQQRRPTQQQVLSQQQVLSQQQVLSQQQVLSQQQVVSQQQVLFQQQVLSQQQISAQQQVQSQKQAQQPAQAQKQTPSQQPEKTQKQPLTKEEMQSRKNQPQAMKNRPWLQKKAKDQDQDQASAQAPSQAPAQAPSQAPAQAPSQAPAQAPSQAPAQAPSQAPAQAPSQAPAQAPSQAPAQAPSQAPAPGPSQAPAQGF; encoded by the exons ATGGCGTCGCCAGGAGACAGAGATGCACTGGTGGAGAGGGGATACATCCCCCTGGACATTGACAATGTCCACATGCTTCTGCAGG TGGAGCAAGAGCAAATTCAGAAGAGAACCTTCACCAACTGGATCAATGCTCAGCTCTCGAAG AGGATTCCCCCATGCATGGTGTTGGACCTGTTCAATGATTTCCGGGATGGGTCCAAGCTGCTGGACCTGCTGGAGGTGATGAGTGGCCAGCGGATG AGtcgggagagaggcagaggcatcTTTCAGCACAGGAGCAACATTGAAACAGCCCTGTCCTTCTTGAAGAAGAAATCG ATCAAACTGGTCAACATTAACATTCCCGACATCATCGACGGCAAACCATCCATCATCCTTGGCTTGATCTGGACAATCATTATGCAGTATCAT ATTGAGGAGCTGGCCAGCAGCCTGTCGTTCAGCTCCCGTCAGTCCTCTCTGGAGTCACTGGCCAGCCTGGACTCTCGCTCCACCCTGTCGGCCCGCTCTACTAGCAACAGCCCCGTGCCCCCCAGGGGCTCCCCCCTACACCAGCGTTTCCGCATCTCTGCCAAGAAAGCTCTGCTGCTCTGGGTCAGGGAACAGTGCCACAA GGCTGGCTGTACTCTGAATGTGAAGGACTTCAAGGCCAGTTGGCGGAGCGGTGTGATCTTCCTGGCCATCCTGTATGCCCTGAGACCTgacctggtggacctgtccaAGGCCAGAACCAGAACTAACCGGCAGAACCTGGAGGAGGCCTTCCGCACTGCCGAGCACGAGCTGCGCATCCCCAGACTACTGGAGCCCgatg ATGTTGATGTGAGAGACCCAGATGAGAAGTCCATCATGACCTACGTGTCCCAGTTCCTCCAGTACTCCAGAGACATGCCTGTGACAGAGGAGGACATGCAG ATGTACTATATGACTCCTCCTAAAAGCCTCTCTCCTGTCAACCTGCCCACTCACTTCACTCCTGCCATCGCTGCCTCCCCTCTGCGCCAG GCTCGCCTGCTCCAACCCCTACTTATGAGATCAGCTCCTTGTCAAGAACCTGAACCCTCcagagctgctgctgcagctgcg ACCACAACCAATCAGAAGACCCAGGAagtgacctgctggctgttgcAGGCCTATCAGGAGTTACTGGAAGGCTGGGACTCCACAGAAGGCGAGAGCTATGCAGAGAGATACCAT gtgttCCAGACCTTTGTGGTGTCCTTTAACGAGCAGCGTCGCCCCGTGATGCCTCTCCTGACAGCCATGAAGCGCACCCCCCAGCTGAGTGAGGAACAGAGGAACCTCAGGGGGGCTTGGGACGCCCTCGCCGAGAAG CTGCGTGAGTATAAGACAGAGCTGGACCTTAGTCTGCCTGCTTCCCTGGACATGGTGGGCCGCTGGCTGCTTAGGGCTGAGGGTGCGCTggctgaggaggagggggaccCTCAGGACCACGCCCGCGCCGCCGAGGAGGCCAGGGAAAAATTGGATCTGCTAAAG ACATCCCTGGATGAGATGCCCCAACAACTTAAGAACTTTCAGAAGTTCCAGAATATGGATGAATATGGAGCCATCCTGGTGCCTACTGACAAACTGGAAGAGATGAAGAGAAG GTTCACCAGTGTAAGAGTCACTGCCAAGTACCATGGGATCAAACTGGAGTACCAGGAGCATCGGCACACAGTCCTGGACCTGCTGGGCCAGATCAACAGCAAGCTCCGTGTCTGGAAGAGACCCTACATATCCCAGGAGGCTGTGCGTGTGCTGCTGCAGGACTGGCAT GAGTTAGTGGATAAACAGGACCTACCATCCTTGCTGGAGAGGGCTCTCCTTAAATTGAAGCTTGTTGCAAGCAAATATACTAGCAAATCTGCCCTAG CTACAGACTCCAAATACATAATGTGCCAAgtgaaggagatggaggaggagggtgctGTGGCTCTGGAGGGAGTGTCTACAGTGAAGAGCACTATGGGCCGTGTGCTGTCTGCCTGGGACTCCTACTGTGACTGTTACAGCTCCCTGCAGGCCTGGCTGGAGCAGGCCTCAGCCTCCCACGCGCTCGCACAGAGTCCAGAG GTAACATCTGAGAGTATGTCAGAGTGGAGTTCCCGCCAGGCCCATCTGAATGAGGTGGGGAACTTCCTGGTCCAGCTGACTGACCCCATGACCAGCCGAGCTCTGGCAGATGACCTCTGCAAGCTCAACCTGCATTGGGCGGACTTTATCAAGATAACACAATTT GCTGTTGTAGCTGTGCCCAGCGGAGCCGCAGCCAGACCCCAAGACCTCCAGGCCCTCTTCAGAGAGGCCACCCAGATCCTGAAGGAACCTGTGGAGACCATGTCTGGGCCCCTGAGGACCTACACGAAGAAACTACAG TTCATGATGAGGAAGATAAAGGAAGTGGATATGGatgccctctccccctccacagaATGCTCAGCTGAGACTCTACAGAAACTGAAGCTGGCTGTACCTGAG gtgatGCAGACGCTGGTTGAGGCTGAGCAGGTGTGTGTGGAGCTGCAGCACAGTGTGTCTGGTCTGGACGGCCGCCTGGCAGAGCTCCTGCACTGGGAGACAGAGGCCCGGGACCTCTACCAGATCCTGAAGGCAGGAGAACGCAGGGCTTCACGGTGCCAGGACCCCCGCGCCAGG GTGCTGATCTCTCGTGGGCTGCAGCTGGAGGGTCAGGTGGTGACAGAGGAGCAGGATCTGCAGGTGATGGTGATGACAGGACAGAAGAACTCTCCCCTCCAGTACCTCCTTGTCTCCACCATGCAGGACAGAGTCAGAGCTGCCGTGGCTCAGTCACAG GAGGCAGTTGGGATGCTGAGCTCTCTGGGAGCCAGAAGAGACAGAAGCCAAAGCCCCACAGAAGACCAGCCCCCACCCAAGATCTTCATCCAGCCTGAAGAGGGAACTCAACCCAAACAGCCTCAATCACTCTCTCTTGCCAGGCATGTAACTCAGGCCTTTGATCAATTAGCATCTCAGCCTGATGTGAAGCCACAGCCACAGTCCCAGCCTTCCCCTAAACCACAAGCTCAGGCCCAACACCCACCAATACCACAGATTATAGTCCAGGAATACAGAGAGAAGAAGGCAAGTCCCAGTCCTCCACTCCTGTATTCCTATGCACAAGCTGTGACTCAGTCAAAGGGCCGAGCACAGTCACCTCCAGAGCCACAGGTTGCTGCCCAGAGCAAAAAACACTCTCCACCCCTAACCCAGAAACAACCACTAGTGCAGCAACAGCCACTATCTCAACAACGGCGTCCAACTCAGCAACAAGTACTCTCTCAGCAACAAGTACTCTCTCAGCAACAAGTACTCTCTCAGCAACAAGTACTCTCTCAGCAACAAGTAGTCTCTCAGCAACAAGTactatttcaacaacaggttCTATCTCAACAACAAATATCTGCTCAGCAGCAGGTTCAAAGCCAGAAACAGGCCCAACAACCAGCACAGgcccagaaacagactccatctCAGCAACCGGAAAAGACACAGAAGCAACCTCTAACCAAGGAAGAGATGCAGAGCCGGAAGAATCAACCTCAGGCCATGAAGAACCGACCCTGGCTCCAAAAGAAGGCCAAGGATCAGGATCAGGATCAGGCTTCAGCCCAGGCTCCATCCCAAGCTCCAGCCCAGGCTCCATCCCAAGCCCCAGCCCAGGCTCCATCCCAAGCCCCAGCCCAAGCTCCATCCCAAGCCCCAGCCCAAGCTCCATCCCAAGCCCCAGCCCAAGCTCCATCCCAAGCCCCAGCCCAGGCTCCATCCCAAGCTCCAGCCCAGGCTCCATCCCAAGCCCCAGCCCCGGGTCCATCCCAAGCTCCAGCCCAGG GCTTCTAA